The following coding sequences lie in one Paenibacillus durus ATCC 35681 genomic window:
- a CDS encoding RHS repeat-associated core domain-containing protein, with translation MTEEAEPTEDITTELVKENPYRYAAYYCDRKTQYYYLQARYYDPRPTRSTSHDPEE, from the coding sequence GTGACGGAGGAAGCGGAGCCAACCGAGGATATCACAACGGAGCTGGTAAAGGAAAATCCATACCGCTATGCCGCCTATTACTGTGATCGGAAGACACAGTATTATTACCTGCAAGCCCGCTACTACGACCCGCGCCCGACCCGGTCTACATCACATGACCCAGAGGAATGA
- a CDS encoding SMI1/KNR4 family protein — translation MSVQDYKNAVDLIEQHPGLGDFIGNSTEELIGKAEKKLGLVFPPLYRNFLLDYGAGNFGAEEVYGVIKDDFEHSGIPDAVWFTLKQREEVNLPCNLVIIYHTGGEEMFCLNIEKTDKFKEVPIVSYSIGVEPENQIYEIVASDFGEFLLQRVRTELGIS, via the coding sequence ATGAGCGTTCAAGATTATAAAAATGCTGTAGATTTAATAGAACAACACCCTGGTTTAGGGGATTTTATTGGAAATTCCACTGAGGAATTAATTGGGAAAGCGGAGAAGAAGCTTGGTCTAGTTTTTCCACCTCTGTATAGGAACTTTTTGCTCGATTATGGAGCAGGGAATTTTGGTGCTGAAGAAGTCTATGGAGTTATTAAAGATGACTTTGAACATTCTGGAATTCCAGATGCAGTATGGTTTACCTTAAAACAAAGAGAAGAGGTGAACTTGCCGTGTAACTTGGTGATAATCTATCATACAGGTGGTGAGGAAATGTTCTGTTTAAATATTGAAAAAACAGACAAATTTAAAGAAGTACCTATTGTAAGCTATTCAATAGGAGTTGAACCAGAAAACCAAATATATGAAATAGTAGCAAGTGACTTTGGTGAGTTTTTACTACAGAGAGTTAGAACAGAACTAGGCATTTCTTAG
- a CDS encoding RHS repeat-associated core domain-containing protein, producing the protein MEQTVTDTSAGITDLVTEEAEPTEDITTELVKKNPYGYAAYYWDRKTQYYYHLQARYYDPRPARFISEDTYEVEIEAPPTLNLYTYVRSNPLFLPIRVDMKQHLI; encoded by the coding sequence GTGGAACAAACGGTCACGGACACCTCTGCAGGAATCACCGACCTCGTAACGGAGGAAGCAGAGCCAACCGAGGACATCACAACGGAGCTGGTGAAGAAAAACCCATACGGCTATGCCGCCTATTACTGGGATCGGAAGACGCAGTACTACTACCACCTACAAGCCCGCTACTACGACCCGCGCCCGGCCCGGTTTATATCGGAGGATACGTATGAAGTCGAGATCGAGGCTCCGCCTACGCTGAATTTGTATACGTATGTAAGGAGTAATCCGTTGTTTTTACCGATCCGAGTGGACATGAAGCAGCACCTAATTTGA
- a CDS encoding HNH/ENDO VII family nuclease, translating to MTQRNESSIAEVTQSFHQQNSKVIHINPNTVPSGINRSEFNQWKQGYWKKRATDFK from the coding sequence ATGACCCAGAGGAATGAAAGTTCAATAGCAGAGGTAACTCAATCATTCCATCAGCAAAATAGTAAAGTAATTCACATTAACCCGAACACAGTCCCGTCGGGGATCAACAGAAGTGAATTTAACCAATGGAAGCAAGGATACTGGAAAAAGAGAGCAACCGATTTTAAGTGA